Below is a window of Colias croceus chromosome 15, ilColCroc2.1 DNA.
CACGTCGCCGCCGCGCTGCGTGTAGCCGTTGAACGCCATCACGTGCGCGTGGTCGGCCGTCACCACAAGCAGCGAGTCCTCCTCCGGCAGCAGCTCGGCCGCCTTGGCCACGGCCGCGCTCAGCTCAATGGTTTCGTCCAACGCGAGCTCCACGTAGTTGTCGTGATGAGCGTGATCTATGCGTCCACCCTCTACGAAAAGGAAAAATCCCTTATCGTTACGTTTGAGCATGCGAATGGCCACCTCGGTCAATTCGGCTAAAGTGGGTTCCGTTTCGTGATTCGCGCGAAGGTTGTATTGCAAATGGGTGCTTTCGAATAGCCCCAGCATGTACTCCGGCAGCGAGGCGTTCGCGGCCAGCAGCTGCTTCCGGTTCCACAGGTACTGGTAGCTTGCATTGCGACTGAGCTTGTCGTCTTGCCATTCTTGAATTAAATTACGCCTGTCGGTCCTGCGGCCCGGGGAGCCTTCTTCATCGATCGTATCATTAGGTAGGAATTCGCGCCGACCCCCACCAAGAATAACCttaaatgtattatatatgaatagattaaacaatatatttatttcacttttGATAAGGgaagaaaaaatattctagAATGAATAAAACGGTGTGGAATCTCAGTGCGGTTGGAACCTGGCTTTACTTCTATTTTACAACTCATGCAAAGAAAATAGGtgatacctaggtacttatattcTTTTGTGCATGGATATTTCAAAAGGTTTATTATTTGAGTGTATTTGATAgtcgttaataataattatagtccTCTTAACTTTCTAAATTCTCTCTTGTTCTTTGCATTCATGTGTGTAATTAAACGCTTCTacataaatatggaaatagaCTATTATCGTTTTACAAATTccttgtaatataatataataggcatgacgacagtatccataaatgaccgtattagtgtttttaagggaaagtgtataataaataaattcaatatagtgacttaaaaatcttaaaaacactaagattaataagattatcaataaaataaaacattgaaattctgcagttggccattttgactaaaacacgcgtgacgtcacgcttaagtaaacaactcacgtcagatgtattttgttgttatgaatatgttgagaatacgcatttttatttattttctattgtttcacgtatgctttatcgaatcagaacagaaatataattgcgatttcacgaatacgtggtttcggggttctccgcgccaactttatacaatcatttcttattattttctcgcttaaaataattactaacacatttttgagtattattttaatgtggattcacactgcaatactgcacaccacttataaactttgaaattcgtttctataacacatattaaataaatatttctttaattttcttcgcaatgcatacaaataattacgtatttactaaagagtgacgtcacgcttacgccatgacacctccgagctgttttggcacagttgataaatattttttgaaaaatggcttttatcttcgtaaaatttaagtatattactgaaatatagggtttttcttgtatagtaaacgtatacacacattatggaagaggatttcaaaatctttcgtcatgcctattgaGGCATTCAGTAAAACGGCTTCTTTCAGTGAAAATGGAATGTTTATGGcatttgtgtgcaataaataCACGTGAGCGAGTGAGTGTCTCACTTTGAACTGGTTGCCGGGGTGCGAGTGCACGAGCTGGTGCGCGATGTCGCGGCAGGCGGCCAGGTCGGCGCCGGCCGCCAGGACCTCGGCGTCGTTCTCCCAGTGCCGGTTGGCGACGCGCGCGAACGCGCCCGCCGGCGACGCGTGCGTAACCCGCGTCGTCGTCACTATGCCTGCCTCGACAGATGCCGAGTTAGTCGTTAGGTACATCAATAACACCCTATTtactcataaaatttattgtttaatagtaattattgtatattggCGTCCTTGCCGCTATACATAGAtgagtaacaaaaaaaagtttcaatttattctttaaaatacatactcTGCTCACCGAGGCTTACAAATGAACGAAGAGTACCTGCATCGCGGCCGTCGGCGAGCGCCCAGGCGGCGATGGAGTTGAGCCGCGTGCCGGGCTGCAGCGAGGCGGGGCAGTCCCAGCGCGGCACGGCAGCCGACACGCCGATGGTGCCGCGGTTGGCCTTCACGCCGCACAGGTACGCCGTCGCCGTGCACGCCGAGTCCGCGATCTGCGCGTCCACGCAGTACGTCTGCGCAACGAGCCACCATACTCATCAAACAATCGTGATATTCCAAACAGAATAAGCTGTTTGCAGAAAACAGCCTGCTCCAAAATATTATTCAGTCGGAACATTGTATTCAGTAAGGTGCATTGGGGTGATTCCGGAGACGGAGTCAATACTTACaagttaaatttatac
It encodes the following:
- the LOC123698022 gene encoding membrane-bound alkaline phosphatase-like — protein: MSRTSVTVGILAALSTLVAAGDRYHPDGAAGAGRGAAARAAAERAGERTAQFWLDDAQQALRARLAAGAAGAGAGKARNVVLFLGDGMSVPTLAAARTLLGQRNNQTGEEAQLSFEAFPTAGLAKTYCVDAQIADSACTATAYLCGVKANRGTIGVSAAVPRWDCPASLQPGTRLNSIAAWALADGRDAGIVTTTRVTHASPAGAFARVANRHWENDAEVLAAGADLAACRDIAHQLVHSHPGNQFKVILGGGRREFLPNDTIDEEGSPGRRTDRRNLIQEWQDDKLSRNASYQYLWNRKQLLAANASLPEYMLGLFESTHLQYNLRANHETEPTLAELTEVAIRMLKRNDKGFFLFVEGGRIDHAHHDNYVELALDETIELSAAVAKAAELLPEEDSLLVVTADHAHVMAFNGYTQRGGDVLGPSDDRDSDRVPYMTLSYTNGPGHRPEVNGRRVDVTLDENYRDIRWRTHVDVPLSSETHGGDDVAVFARGPHHAVLSGLYEQSHLPHRMAYAACIGPGLHACTSAAPLLAPGFYLLSLIIVAVTNIIKYIEADYATGYKAMQQSGLEIIGRKRRT